The DNA region CACCGGCTCTAATTGCTGTTATTACGATGGAAAAAAAATAAAACAAAAAATCATTTCGCTTGGTTTTATTTTGGGAGATGAAGGTAGCGGTGCAGATATTGGAAAAAAATTCATCAAATCATATCTTGAAAATAAACTTCCCTCTGACATAAAAGCAATTTTTGAAAAAAACTTTCATTTGTCAACCGTTGAAGTGCTTCATTTTATTTACAATAAAAGCCATCCCAGCAAATTTCTTGCATCATTTGTTCCGTTCATTTCAGAAAATATCAAAAACGATTTTCTTTACAATATTGTTCACACTTCTATCACAGAATATTTCAAAAATCAGGTTATCACAATGTCTGATTTCAAAAACAGAAAGTTCAGCTGCATAGGTTCAATAGCTTTTGCTTTCAAAGATATTGTTTCAAAAACCGCAAAAGAAAACAACATCAACCTTAACAAAATAATAAAGGACCCGGTGCCGGAACTAATAAATTTTCACTTGAAAAAAACATCTGTGAAGTAAAAACGAATTAGTTAAAAGGGAATTTTAATTTTCCCAAAGTTCATTACTTTCATTGATATTACTTCTATTCAATCAATTGAAACATTTTTTCGTAATTAAAGTATAATATTAATTATATTAACATTAAGTTACTATTATGAAAAAACTAATATGCATAATTATAATTATAACATCTTTTTGCAACATTTCAACTGCACAATGGCTGCAAACGAGCGGTGTTGAAGGCGGAAACATTAAATGTATGACATATTGCGGAGAAGACCTCTTTGCTCTCACAGAAGAAGGAATTTTCGCATATCGACCTGTGGAAAATATATGGAAAGTCCTTAATATTGAAGGCGTTGATAACAGTGAGATAGCTTTTATTACTTCTTTAGGCAAAACTGTTTATGCCGGAACAAAAAGAGGATTATACCGTTCAATTGACCTCGGAGAAACATGGAGCCAGACAAATAAAGGGTTTCCAAGAAACCAGGCGGTTATTGCAATGTGCCAACTCGGAAATATTTATTTTGCCGCCACAGGTGAAAGTGTTTATCTATCATCGGATAATGGCACTCAATGGAAAAACGTAAGAAACAATTTGCCTTCAAATATTTACATAAAAGCAATGGTTATAATTAGTGGAAATATTTACATCGCCACTTATGGAAAAGGAATTTTTGTAACACAGAATAATGCTGATAACTGGGAAGATATAAATGAAAATCAGGAAACAAACAAATTCTTATCTCTTGCTGTTAGCGGTTCAACTTTATATGCAGGTTCAAACCGCAAAGGTATTTATATGCTAAGCAACGGAAGCAAAACACTCATAAGCATAAACAGCGACGAAACGAAAAAATTAAGTGCTAATGCAATTGTCGTTATAGGAAGTAGCATCTACATAGGAACTGAAAAGGGCATATATATAACACGGGATAATGGTTCTTCATGGACATACTGTGAAAATGGACTTCCCAATTTTCCGAAAGTAATATCGTTAATGTCAAAGGGAAGCACTCTGTATGCCGGACTTGAAACATCGGGAGTATATGAGTCGAACAACTATGG from Bacteroidales bacterium includes:
- a CDS encoding ATPase translates to MLLIADSGSTKTNWCLINNKNKTFYFSSTGLNPYFIGSSEIKKELRKRIIPFVESKKINEIFFYGAGCSVHKKCDIVKNALNELFPSSYIEINSDLLGAARALLGNKPGIAGILGTGSNCCYYDGKKIKQKIISLGFILGDEGSGADIGKKFIKSYLENKLPSDIKAIFEKNFHLSTVEVLHFIYNKSHPSKFLASFVPFISENIKNDFLYNIVHTSITEYFKNQVITMSDFKNRKFSCIGSIAFAFKDIVSKTAKENNINLNKIIKDPVPELINFHLKKTSVK
- a CDS encoding YCF48-related protein translates to MKKLICIIIIITSFCNISTAQWLQTSGVEGGNIKCMTYCGEDLFALTEEGIFAYRPVENIWKVLNIEGVDNSEIAFITSLGKTVYAGTKRGLYRSIDLGETWSQTNKGFPRNQAVIAMCQLGNIYFAATGESVYLSSDNGTQWKNVRNNLPSNIYIKAMVIISGNIYIATYGKGIFVTQNNADNWEDINENQETNKFLSLAVSGSTLYAGSNRKGIYMLSNGSKTLISINSDETKKLSANAIVVIGSSIYIGTEKGIYITRDNGSSWTYCENGLPNFPKVISLMSKGSTLYAGLETSGVYESNNYGATWSSKNTGLKMNKIFVSSLIISNNIYFAATNGAGVFISNTNGMTWQPANQGLPPRLNVKSIEKKDTTLFIGTDNGVYFTKNNGETWLHANLPVKFINSLMAKDSLLYAGSELGIYVTKDNGKSWTKKDSGLVNSNITCLATLKSKKKDLIFAGTNGGGIYVSYDLGNHWKYKGNSTMQTATIYSINIVNKNIFIGTNMICLLKSGNLGKSWKKTNEGLPSRIQVRGFAIAPNENFYLCGSTGFYYSKNKGKYWTETNIGIPIIDLYAITLSKENILLGGGKGYIYYQKIF